The segment CTACTGACCAGCCAATAAAAATGCGACATTAAATCAATGCGACATGGCGCTAAAACTTAAAATTGCTTACCTCAAGCTCTTTTCCCTTCTTCTTTCGGCACTTCCTTTTTTTTAGCACACATAAAACTACAACTGCCAAAGTGTGATTCATAACGGTCTTTTTGTTTACCACTAGCGCATGCTGATGacgttttattcttctgtaGAAACTTGCATCGTAGCCTACGAGTCAATAGGTGTCATCATCGTACAGTCCACATGCATGTCGTACCCAAGTTTAATACATCCATGTCACACagtgtgatttgtaatgatcttataggattgctaaaatcgtgcagtgtatcCCAGGCTTAAGGGAAAATGTTTTAGCTCActtcacactgcatacacacagCGGTAGTTAAAGGCTTCAAGTAAATtttgggtcccactttatattaagtgtcccTTATACCTGTGAACTTACATGGTAACTAGATGTGTACGTAGCATGTAACCACAGTGTAAGTACACATTGGTACATAGTATCTACAGCTCTGATGCTGGTGTAACTACACACATGTAACAACCCACTGAATAGAATGTGTAAGCACAAATGTGTAACAGGTCATTGgtaacaacacttttttttcacttcagAAAGTACACATGTGTAACAAGAATTATGTAACTACATTTTGACACAACAATATGTACTTGCACAAGTTTTTACACTTCCACACGGAGACTTCAATACTGCAGTTACCAGTTTGGAATAGCCTGAAAATTTATGGAAATCATGATGATTCCTATGTACATACCATGTATTTATGAACACTGAATTAAAATTAGACTGGCAGTGCTAATGCTGAATTAGAAAGTTTCACCTTGTGATACCAGTGTACTTACATGGTAAATCCTCAGGAACTgtccacttaatataaagtgtaaaATGGTCACAATTTACTGTGTAATATGTAAAACCTAATCCTCTGTGCCACACTTTAATAACAGTGTACTTACATGGTAAATCCTCAGGAACTgtccacttaatataaagtgtaaaATGGTCACAATTTACCATGTAATATGTAAAACCTAATCCTCTGTGCCACACTTTAATAACAATGTACTTACATGGTAAATCCTCAGGAACTgtccacttaatataaagtgtaaaATGGTCACAATTTACCATGTAATATGTAAAACAAACCTATCTGCAACACTTTAATAACAGTGTACTTACATGGTAACACCTCAGGAACTGTCCACTCAATATAAAGTATGAAATGGTCACAATTTACCATGTAATATGTAAAACCTAATCCTCTGTGCCACACTTTAATAACGGTGTACTTACATGGTAAATCCTCAGGAACTGTCCACTCAATATAAAGTGTAAAATGGTCAATTTACTGTGTAATATGTAAAACCTAATCCTCTGTGCCACACTTTATTAACAGTGTACTTACATGGCAACACTGCAGGAACTGTCCACTCAATATAAAGTTTAATTGTTAGGGTCATTGTTGTGTGCCATCAGTGTCCTTACATGATAATTTCATAGGAACTCCCCCCTTACATTGTGAAACGTTACATGTTAATTAAATGCCTAAGTACTAAACCTTGATTGTTTCACAGTATGTAAAGTATAGAGGACTgcaaaaaatgagaaaataatgCAATACATCTAAACAATGTTTATTAACATATTACACTCAACAGtgtagtgttaatttcgtcacctatttttaatttagtcttagtcttagtcttgtgccaaatgtccttgttagttttagtcatatttagtcattcacatatctttttttgttagtcaagttttagtcgactaaatgtctcgtcattttagtctagttttagtcaaaagaaaactcaaggtatcttagtcaagttttagtcgactaaaagtcttttaattttagtctagttttagtcaaaaaattgtagtcttttttttttaaataacacattattactgagattattaaacatttcagtaaaaaaagtgtttcacaTATCTCAAACATTggttaaatgtcataattacctgacaaaatacacttgttgaaagatttttgtttaataCAAATGTTAAACGTGTCTGGTTTTCAATTTCTGATTTAGGAGACACATTCACAAATGATTAACCTGTTCTGaagagtattttattttaaccaacACAATTCAAAAGCTAGTATGTCGTCGTCGCTCGTCACTCGTGTTCGCTTTGGGTGTTGTGTGTTCAGCAGTTTCGTGTTGCAGCCACAGGCGTATAAAACCtgtaaagcctcgtttacactgccgGCGTGTGCGGCTCATTACGGCTGCgacgcggctaccggagctgatacaCGGCCACTCTAGTCGATGcttgtgtttacaccagccgcaCCGCGCGCTAAAGATAGGCGCCTCACCTCCAagacgcgcagctcaaatacaaaacaaagtcaaaataatcaccctgtgtAAACTCCCGCTCATATTTTACATCACTAGAAACTGACGACAAGAGATTCGCAGTagaaaaacttgaaatttctttgaGTTGACAGTTGACGGAACAACACCTTGCCGGAGACGCATGcagtgtaaacaaggcttcaacGAGGCTTAACTTGAGCAACAGCGCAAAGCCGCGAACTCGTTCTGAATATTTTAAAGGCGTAACAACTGATGAAAAAGCAGATCCGATTGTAGACGAAAATGAAGAGAGATTTtatcttagtttttattttatacaaaacattttcgtctcgtcttttttcatcaacaataatgcatgttaatttagtcttagtcaGCGTTTTTGGACAGTGGTGCAGTCTTGTCATCGTCTCGTCttagtcatgaaaaaaaaaggtcattgACGAACATatttcgtctcgtctcgtctgacgaaattaacactacaACAGTGTAACAGATTCTAAAGTAAAACTTTAGAAGTATACCTGCAGTATAGAAGTACAGAAGGAAGTATACCTGCAGCTGGGTTACCATTAAAACAGCATAGGGGCCTTTAGACtgcctaaaaaaaaacaaaaaaaaaaaaacaaaaaaaagagaaatagaaaAACTCTGCTATTGTGAATCTAAatatgcttttaacatactGACATTGTTAGAAATGaaatacattatacattatcaaataagaaaaagaaaaaaaaaaaggcttgtACAACTAAATTGTATATCATCAACCAAAACTGGGAACCAAAAATGTGAATTACATCCAACGTGAACTGACGTGAATTACAAAATTTACCTTAAACCAACATCTAAACATAATGAAATAAGCAGCTTGGAGGTTTTGTGTCTCTCTATCTCAACTTATATGTTATTGGTAGTAGTTTACGTTCTTTTTTGGCATTTTCTATGGCAGATCCGATGTCTGCTGTCAGTGACTGAAGGCACCGCTTTGCAAAGTCGAAGAATTTTTCCTCCTTAGCTCTGAACTTTGGGATGTTTTGGTAAAACTCTGGATCAACAAGCTGTATTTCAGCCACAACAGCTGTTAATGCGAGTGTATTTCGGTCAACCCCAACTTTGGTGCATGCCTTACTGATGCTCCCTTCTTTGTTGAAGGCACGAAAAACTTTATTGTACCACTTCAGTACATAATCTGGGGTTGTTGCTGTAGAAAGATCAAAGCTTcttaagacaaaaacaaaacaaaaaacaaacaaacaaaaaaaacctccCAAAAAAACAAGACTTGTATCAAATAGATCAAATTTTCAATGCATAGACCACTCAAACATCAAATATTGTTATTGGTGCTTGTAACACTAAAGGCACCAGGAGCTACTCTTGAACGGCTAGCAAAATTTTTTgaatataaaaagaaagaaacagttTTGCTTCCAAAGCCACTGCCTTCTATTTACACTTCAACTCAATAAATGCATCAACACTAGAGGTCAACCGatatgttatttttttgggacGATACCAGTAGCACTTTTAGTTAAGCAGACCAATAACCTATATTTGGTTTGTTATATTAAGTACACATCAACAGAATTATAAGATACAAAAACAGGATATGTGCTTACCACGTGAGCTGTGTTTGGCAGATTTTGACCTGCTAGCACTTTTTGTCTTCTTTTTATGTCCTCTTTTCCTCTTCCGAGGAATGTCGCTATCAGGTGACTCTGAAGAGGAGGAAGAAATCAGGGACTCCTCATCAGTGTCACTGGTGCTGCATTCAGTGCTCGTGTCCAAGATTTTCTTTACTTGCTTTTTTGCACCTCTGTCTAAGGAAACAATAACACATTtagttacataaaaaggtacaCAGGTTTAGGGTGGCCACACACTAGATGATTTTTAAATCTTAACTGATTTTAAAACCATGGGAGACCACAGACATGAATACACTTTCAACCAATTTTTTGCCTTATAATCCCCTGAATGCACACACTAGACGATTCGCCCAGAACGTCATGGGACAACTGTCACGTTTCGTTGTAGACAGCCAGTTACCAACAAGGCGCCAAAATTTCAAATAGGACAACAAGCATCATTCTGTTTTACATTAGCAGTATCTAGATTACTATGTATTCAAGGCAATTAAATGAGTTAATACGTCTTTGCAGCGGTGGAAAACATAAGAAATTAATGATCAAATGGCTACAGAAGAAAGGCTTGCTTTGCAAAGCACCACCTTGTCGCCACTGTGGAAAAAAGATGAAAATTAAAGCCCACAATGGACGTGATGGTTACATATGGTAAGTAACCCAATTTAACTCACTGTTTGGATAGGTAACCTTAACGCAGTTTTAGGCAGCATGCTTTTTGGACTAATATTTTGCACTGTTATCTCAGGACATGTCGAAGAAACACGCATCGCAGGTTTACACTCTCTATTCGCAATGGATCACTGTTTTATAACTCTAGGATTCCCCTGGTAAAGTGGATGGAATACATATACAGGTAAGTAGAATCTAGGTAACTTACCTAATAACTACATAATGATGACATTATATGACATACCCTTTGATCGCGATCAACTGCTAGATATTTATTACTATTCGAGTAGCTTCTGAAAATAGCAGAAAAATAAGTACAAAAAACattaagggccctattttaacgatctaaacgcaaagtgtaaagcgcacggcgcaggtgcactcagggcgtgtccaaatccacttttgctattttaacgacggaaaaacggtccgtgcgctggagcgcatttttgaaatgggttgtccctattctcttaatgagtaatgggtgtaacgttcaataaaccaatcagagtgttatctcccattccctttaagagcaagatgcgctcgcgccatggcggattgctatttacatggcggaatttgttggcggaaaagctgaacgcttttcaagcgaagaaaccaatcttctcgtgcgcgaagttaaagcgggcttgcaaatgcaggctttcaaatagctccgcacgatgagtcagttaatatacagtatatgtgtgtgtaatggCACAATTGtcaaattaattagccaatttcgttcatcattataagtagtaataggctgaattgaaaataggtagcctaattctaatacacgcaatgactattcatcattacatttttatatttatgtagcctacacagtaatattcttttacactgtattccttttgtttttaatatttggcatgtttgtgtgatgcgcatccctgtgtgtaataagcaaagtcaacgtgcactgtggacgcgcagtttctaccaacgcgctctaacaaaaaagtATTGCcgttgactttagactttagaccaggtttgagttggtctatggcacagtctattttcagctccttaaaatagcaatgcgccagcaatgcgcctgaacacacctcttttttagaccagcacgcccatgggcgcactaactggtgcaaatgcatttactaatttaaggacgtggcgctgaacgggaaaacgcgaacggagccggacgcaaactagcaaacacacttgcgctgcgccttgcgtcgcattgcgccgggtgtattatagggccctacatTTCTCCAGCCTTTGGACagtattttttgtactttttctgttattttcggaAGCTACTCGAATAGTGATAAAGAAAAATACATCACAGGGCTCAAcgataaggatttttttttttcactggcCCCACAACCCTATAAAATAAGGGTTATTGTTTTCGTTGTCTTTGTTacatttaacctcaataaataGGGTTATGACACCAAGCTAATGTTACTAGattaacttatattttaaatattgttagacaaataaacagtaagtaataaaatagtaacaaataatcaaattacaagtaatagcacaaataaatacatcagaaaatataaatgaaataaatggtgcttttcaagtttttcatgtaggtttaaactggagattttcaggtacagaaattgtaatgtataactatataactatagaatagattaaattttattaaagttaatcagttgagagcagttacagatgcttaaaaatgtttttgatgttgaaaatataaaacgttaaatactgttatttgaaattataaaaaaaaaaaaaaatgaagacactttaaatgtgaaattaaacccgccagtaggtggcagcgaatcactgttaatgaacgaatcattgagattcaaccgattcattcaagcggcagattcattcaggaactgTTGCTCAGAGAACAATTCTTtggactttggaactatttttgttGGCGAAACAGGcgatttggtgtctaaaatgtaagtcacttgatattaagttcttgttctTTAAACTGtatgctgaataaaatcaatatcacatttgtaatcatgctaatatttggagaaaaacggcTCTCTTTGTTTAATATtggttaactatattaaattatataaatatgaaagatATACAGGGTCATTTTTGTCCCTTATCTTCAATTCTGGGGCttcataaatgcattttaatagactaatAAATCACGCAGTGAATGCGTACACTAGTTTAACCTACCActcaatgtgtgtgtttttgtttattttttgtaaagtgagggacatactcgataatatcagatcgttaaatcaacaattacgATATCATAGACGATATATATCGCACACACTACAGCACTGGCCCAATCGGGCAAGTGACCGTTCCATCTACTGTCCCGAGCGTCGTACACACTGGCCCCGGGCCATtgggcagtccttattgtcgagccctgcATCATTggttattgttttaattaaccaaaattatttttattttaagattttCCCAGGgtctacatttaaaaaaaattgatctGATGGAAGACTGTGTTGCCAGAACTTCAACAACATTGTCCAGAATGAACAAATTGCTCAGAAAGGTAGCTTATTTTTTGTCACAGGCATTTGTATAATCCTAGCCTTTGCACAAGAGTCTTCAGTAGTACATTGCTCAGCCAGTTGAAttgtaattaattttgtttgtaCTAATTCTTCTGTGTCCACATACTTTTTACAGGTTTGCATCAAGGCATTGAAGAATCTGAAAAGAAGAACAGGTCTTAGAGTTGGTGGGAAGTCAAGACAGAAGTTTGTGGCTATAGATGAGTCTAAGTTTGCTCACAAGAGAAAGGTACAtctgatgtaaaaaaaataaaaaagaatggaAGTTTTTTACCATGTTGAAATACTAAAGTTGGTTTAGTTGCATTCAATAATACTTCCAGGGTTAATATCACATCAAAATACCACATGCAATCAAAAGACATGATTGAATGACGATGTTCCAAAAGGTAACAATAAGTTATCCTCAGCctatttgttgttattgttgtttaatGTTTAGGTTAATGAAGATACACATGTGCTGAGGAATGGCTTGAGTAACCCCTAAATGATCATGGGGAGATCAGAATACAAATGTATGTTTTCTCTGGCACATACCGGGATTTACTGCTCTTAATATTTTcttgtgtttatgcattttcAGTTCAATCGTGGCCTCTGTTGTACTACTTGGCAGAGAAGAAAAGGTTGGGTGTTTGGGATGATGGAAGTTAAAGGAGCTCGCCGCCTACCAGTCTTAAAGATGGTAAAGGACCGTTCCAGGACCACACTGATGCCCATTATCACAAGGCACATCAGAAGGGGGTCAACTGTTTACAGTGACAATTGGAGGGCATATCTTAATGCGCTACAACCACTAGGATACAGACACCTAACTGTAAACCACAGTGAAAATTTTGTTGATCCCCAAACTGGCTGTCACACACAGCATATTGAACGGACCTGGCTAGCCATCAAGGCACAGGTGTCAAGATTCAGGGGTAACAAGACTACAAAACTATTAAGAGAAAATTTGAAGTTCATCACTATTGGCTGGGAAGAAGAAATAGGAAAGGTGCCTTGGCAAAGCTGATCCATGACATTAGAAGAACATACAGATTTAGATTTCAATAAAGGTGTATCTTCCCCAAATGCATGATTTTTTTGGGCTCTAGACAGTCTCTGTTTTCGAACTGTTTATGTTGTGACATTTCTTCAGATTCTGAAATTTGACTATATCATGCTAACAACTTCTAACTTGTTTTGCTAAGTTTATAGCTTACTCAAACTACTTAGGAGTGTATATGCATACACATTGTTGCAGAATGTATAATAAACTTTGAAATATGAATGTGATAGTTTTGCTTTGATAGATATTGGGATATTATTGCACAGCACAGATTTACTATTTATTTCCTTTGTTCTTCTTTTTAATTTTCCATTTCTGATCTGACACTCTGATTACCAATTTGACTTTACAGTCACACTGTAAATTACAGTGCTCTGTGTAAGAACAGTGTAACTGCAATGCAACAAATACAGttacactttataataagtaAACAATTCCTGTGTATTCACAATGTAAATTCTCTGGTGTTACACAGTTATGATTGAATGAGTACACTTTAAATTCAGTGAATATAATTTGTAACAACATTGATGTTACATAGCGGCACCCAGCGAGTTAGGCTTTACATATAAATTGTGGTTGGTGTCCAGAATtttacactttatattaagtggacAGTTCCTGAGTGTTACCATGCAAGTACACTGTTATTTAAGTGTTGCATAGAGAATTAGGTTTCACATATTACACAGTAAGTTGTGACAGTtttacactttatattaagtggacAGTTCCTGCAGTGTTACCATGCAAGTACACTGTTATTTAAGTGTTGCATAGAGGTTTGTTTTACATATTACATGGTAAATTGTGACCATtttacactttatattaagtggacAGTTCTTGAGGATTTACCATGTAATGCACTGTAATTAAAGTGTGGCACAGAGGATTAGGTTTTACATATTACATGGTAAATTTTGACCATTTTACACTTTATATTGAGTGGACAGTTCCTGAGGTGTTACCATGTAAGTACACTGTTATTAAAGTGTGGCACAGAGGATTAGGTTATACATATTACATGGTAAATTGTGACCATTTTACACTTTATATTGAGTGGACAGTTCCTGAGGTGTTACCATGTAAGTACACCGTTATTAAAGTGTTGCAGAGAGGTTTGTTTTACATATTACACGGTAAATCGTAACCATtttacactttatattaagtggacAGTTCCTGAGGATTTACCATGTAAGTACACTGATATCACAAGGTGAAACTTTCTAATTCAGCATTAGCACTGCCAGTCTAATTCTAATTCAGTGTTCATAAATACATGGTATGTACATAAGAATCATCATGATTTCCATACATTTTCAGGCTATTCCAAACTGGTAACTGCAGTATTGAAGTCTCTGTGTGGAAGTGTAAAATTTTGTGCAAGTACTTATTGTTGTTTCAAAATGTAGTTACATAATTCTTGTTACACATGTGTACTTTCTGAAGTGAAAAAAAGTGTTGTTACCAATGACCTGTTACACATTTGTACTTACACATTCTATTCAGTGGGTTGTTACCTGTGTGTAGTTACACCAGTATTAGAGCTGTAGATACTATGTACCAATGTGTACTTACACTGTGGTTACATGCTACGTACACATCTAGTTACCATGTAAGTTCACAGGTATAAgggacacttaatataaagtaggACCACAGTATGTGTACTTTCCTGgtacatatatagtaattatgttgtacatacaggtaaaagagtggtaacacaaggtacttacctgacatgtatgtatgggaactaataagaaacactgctgtactttCCAATGGTACATACATGGTAACTACTTTGTACCTATAGACAAGTGTTGGGTAATAACAGGTGCTTACTAATAGTGTCTGTATATGGTAACTAACAGACACATTAATTTACTTACTAATAGTACGTGCATGGtaaatattttgtacttaaagacaagtgtgggtaataacaggcacttatTTATGGTAACTTgtaagacacattactgtacttactaattgtttaaaatgcttaagcttattattgCAAAGGTTAAAGAGCTGATAGTTCCtataatgtttatgtacaaggATGCAcgttattttacagtcctatttcAATGTACTTATTATGAACGTACTAGTGAATATACCAGTTAGTTAATGTGTAAGTTACACCTGGTAAGACCTggtaattcctatgtaatgtttatgtacaagggttcactttattttacagtcctatttccatgtacttattATGAACGTACTAGTGAATATACCAGTTAGTTAATGTGTAAGTTACACCTGGTAAGAGCTACTtaggtaaagttggttttatattcgcacattcggacttctgatgaattcagactttttaataaattaatgtttgcgaattttaagcagcgacatgatattgacaaccaacgattgtcaacttacaatatttttcacagtcgatcaaaataggcaagtattgttttaatggcatatttacttgtgaatgtccactgaatgtccaatgtagtgtgatgaacaaggctattgaatatgGATGGCCGAATGtgtgaatataaaaccaactttacccaagcgtaagagctggtaattcctatgtaatgtttatgtacaagggttcactttattttacagtcctatttccatgtacttattATGAACGTACTAGTGAATATACCAGTTAATTACCAGTATACCAGTTAATGTGCAAGTTACACCTGGTAAGAGCATACGTAACTTTCAAagacacaaaacgtacatttttgtaaatgaaaatgacaattttagtaaaaatgtaacatcaaaacaatattttgagctGCCAATCCTACACCTACCTTTAAATCTAAGTAAcccataaatatttattaaaactccatactgtttaaaataaaagaatgacagacaaacaagcgtaatcacaacaatttatttattgcgAAAATGTCTTACCAAAAGTAGTTCAAATGATGATGAATTGCAGTCCTCTCTGGCGgtaaataatagttttttaCAGAGCAGAGTATGATGAATCTGGCTTCTCTACGTGAAGGTGTGCACTCAttcaaatgtcaatccactgaaacacAGCATGTCGCAATCTGTGACGAAGCAGGTGAGAGCCAATGAGCGTTCGATATCAGTGCCGTAAACCATGTCGTAATGCTTCTCGAGGGTGGCGctactttcaaatttaaattataacGAGCGCGAGCTTTGACTGTGATGGTTGCTGCTGCTGAGAATGAAGATGAAGACTGATggataaagggctgaatttggatctgttccttacaaacatatggattataaagatatggagtacagcaaacaaataaaatgggtgtGATTTGTGAATGTATGTTGTGTTTTGATGTATCTTACAGTTGTATTGTCAGTCGCTGCATAGGAGAAAACACCTGTGTCACAcagcaaacaaactaaatattacaaGTCAcgaacagaaatgttatttcatattaAGTAGATGAGTAAACTGTGTAGCACAGTTAAGTTCGTAGttggggaaggaagaggacagggttgacgaacaactgctgactgagacttTATTGGCTTTCAAAAAGgttcaacagaaagactgtgcagcgcacaacagcaaaaataaacaatccacaaagggcttcactccaggttcggtatacaccatccacaagggcttcactccaagtAACTCGACacgactcagtcagcagttcccctctct is part of the Chanodichthys erythropterus isolate Z2021 chromosome 11, ASM2448905v1, whole genome shotgun sequence genome and harbors:
- the LOC137030769 gene encoding coiled-coil domain-containing protein 106-like, translated to MSVVSHDRGAKKQVKKILDTSTECSTSDTDEESLISSSSSESPDSDIPRKRKRGHKKKTKSASRSKSAKHSSRATTPDYVLKWYNKVFRAFNKEGSISKACTKVGVDRNTLALTAVVAEIQLVDPEFYQNIPKFRAKEEKFFDFAKRCLQSLTADIGSAIENAKKERKLLPITYKLR